The window ACAAAATGGCAGTAGCCGAAAAGGTAAAAGAAATCATTGTTGAACAACTTGGGGTAGATCCGGAAGAGGTGACTATTGAGGCTTCATTTGTTAATGATTTGGGAGCCGATTCTTTGGATACTGTAGAACTTGTAATGGCACTGGAAGAAGAATTTAATATTGAAATCCCAGACGAAGAAGCAGAGAAATTAGATACAGTTGGTAAAGCGATCGAGTACATTAATAAACATAAAGCTCAATCCTAAACTAACAAGAAGAAAACCGCTACACAGTAGGAATTTTTGGCGTGGTAGCGGTTTTGTATTTTATTTTTTTTCTTCTGATTAAATTTTTGGAGGGGGAATGGACCGCAGAGTAGTGATTACGGGATACGGAGTCATTTCGCCAATCGGAATCGGAGCAGATGATTTCTGGAACTCACTAGTGAGCGGAAAGTCGGGCATAAGTAGAGTCTCGACCTTTGATACCTCTCAGTTCTCAACCCAGATTGGTGCTGAAGTAAAAAATTTCCAACCAGAAAAATATATTGATAAAAAAAAGATTAGAAAGATGGATCGTTTTAGTCAACTTGCGTTTGCTGCTGCCAAGATAGCCATAGAGGACGCAAAGCTTGACATGAAGAAGGAAGATCCTTTTCGAGTAGGAGTTATCGTGGGTTCTGGCATAGGAGGATTATCTACTGTTGCTCATGAACATA is drawn from bacterium and contains these coding sequences:
- the acpP gene encoding acyl carrier protein, translating into MAVAEKVKEIIVEQLGVDPEEVTIEASFVNDLGADSLDTVELVMALEEEFNIEIPDEEAEKLDTVGKAIEYINKHKAQS